The Kosakonia sacchari SP1 genome includes a window with the following:
- the eutC gene encoding ethanolamine ammonia-lyase subunit EutC → MNGPDAWTLLREFTDARIALGRSGASLPTREVLNFGLAHAQARDAIHQPFDSESLAQQLHALGLKTLEAHSAAADRHIYLNRPDLGRRLSDESRETLAAHRPPAHDLLLVIGDGLSSHAVHRQSVGLITALLPYLDTLGISLGPIVLAHQSRVALGDDIGETLGSKAVAILIGERPGLSSPDSLGVYLTWKPERQRIESERNCISNIRPEGLNYEAAAFKLAWLLEQAFQRRLTGVKLKDESDNPALHGRVTPRITI, encoded by the coding sequence ATGAATGGACCCGATGCCTGGACACTGCTGCGCGAGTTTACCGATGCCCGCATTGCGCTGGGGCGCAGCGGCGCCAGCCTGCCGACACGGGAGGTGCTCAACTTTGGCCTCGCGCACGCCCAGGCGCGTGATGCCATTCACCAGCCCTTTGACAGTGAAAGCCTGGCACAGCAGCTCCATGCGCTTGGCTTAAAAACGCTGGAGGCGCACAGTGCCGCTGCCGACCGGCATATCTACCTGAACCGCCCGGATCTCGGGCGCAGGCTCAGTGATGAGAGCCGCGAAACGCTTGCTGCTCATCGCCCGCCCGCGCATGATCTGCTGCTGGTAATTGGCGACGGGCTCTCTTCCCACGCCGTACACCGCCAGTCAGTCGGGCTTATCACCGCCCTGCTGCCCTATCTGGACACGCTGGGTATCTCCCTGGGCCCCATCGTGCTGGCGCACCAGTCGCGCGTGGCGCTTGGCGATGACATTGGCGAAACGCTGGGCAGTAAAGCGGTGGCAATACTGATTGGTGAGCGTCCGGGGTTATCCTCGCCCGATAGCCTCGGTGTCTACCTCACCTGGAAGCCAGAGCGCCAGCGCATTGAATCCGAGCGCAACTGCATCTCCAACATTCGCCCGGAAGGGCTGAATTACGAGGCCGCCGCGTTTAAGCTCGCCTGGCTGCTGGAACAGGCATTTCAGCGCCGTCTCACCGGCGTCAAACTGAAAGATGAAAGTGATAACCCCGCACTGCACGGGCGCGTGACACCCCGCATTACGATCTGA
- a CDS encoding DUF421 domain-containing protein, producing the protein MDMVLRAIAIYLVLMVVFKIAGRRALLQMTSFDLILLLIISEATQQALLGNDFSVTGAALTIITLVVVDILFGTLKKYVKGAENLIDGTPVVLVENGQMLENKMREADITRDDIMVSARNNQGIADLAEIKFAILERNGHISIIPKNSS; encoded by the coding sequence ATGGACATGGTATTACGCGCGATAGCTATCTATCTGGTGTTGATGGTGGTGTTCAAAATCGCCGGCCGCCGGGCGCTGCTACAGATGACCTCTTTTGATTTGATTTTGCTGCTGATCATCAGTGAAGCCACGCAACAGGCGCTGCTCGGCAATGATTTCTCCGTGACCGGCGCGGCGCTGACCATTATCACGCTGGTGGTGGTGGATATCTTATTCGGTACGCTGAAGAAGTACGTTAAAGGGGCGGAAAACCTGATCGACGGCACGCCGGTGGTGTTAGTGGAGAACGGGCAAATGCTGGAAAACAAAATGCGTGAAGCCGATATCACGCGCGACGACATTATGGTGTCAGCGCGAAACAACCAGGGCATTGCCGATCTGGCGGAGATTAAATTCGCTATTCTTGAGCGCAACGGTCATATCTCGATTATTCCTAAAAACTCATCATGA
- a CDS encoding 2-oxo-tetronate isomerase, translating to MNEDITLTNNMNALLCLPIPMLAMQLGELLTQKQLRVTTAESCTGGQIATALCAAGDTPAFFGCGFVSFTDEAKSTLLHVKRETLARWTAVSEQTASEMVQGACAVSHEPVGIAVTGYAGPDGGEDGTPAGTVWFAWALPGQAPITALRHFAGDCESVIEQSVKYALATLITLLNR from the coding sequence ATGAATGAAGACATTACCTTAACAAACAATATGAATGCGCTGCTCTGCCTGCCCATTCCAATGTTGGCAATGCAACTGGGCGAGCTGCTTACCCAAAAACAGCTACGCGTCACCACGGCGGAATCCTGCACTGGCGGGCAAATCGCCACCGCGCTGTGCGCCGCAGGCGATACGCCCGCTTTCTTTGGTTGTGGGTTTGTCTCGTTTACCGATGAAGCGAAAAGTACCCTGCTGCATGTTAAGCGCGAAACCTTGGCACGCTGGACGGCGGTGAGCGAGCAGACAGCCAGCGAGATGGTGCAAGGCGCTTGCGCGGTCAGTCATGAACCGGTCGGGATTGCCGTCACTGGTTATGCCGGCCCGGACGGCGGCGAAGATGGTACGCCCGCCGGAACCGTGTGGTTTGCCTGGGCGCTACCGGGGCAAGCGCCGATCACGGCTCTGCGCCATTTTGCCGGAGATTGCGAAAGCGTGATTGAGCAGTCGGTGAAATATGCGCTGGCAACGTTAATAACGTTATTAAACCGCTAA
- a CDS encoding D-arabinono-1,4-lactone oxidase: MTDMHTLFPRRQPHPGPQDPHLFNWAKNAVLACKNAVIRVESEAQLQQVIAAATGRVRVMGSRMSPGRMLKLSQPGDTLIDISALRGVLAVDDDSVTFGAGTPLHEVFELLTGMNRMLYASPGVIDSQTLAGAISTGTHGQGMQQSSLADEALRIRLVDAAGQIHEIDRQQPAFAAAQLALGTLGAITAVTLRTRPATLYTCFKNASNADNLAQDLLSWNQQWAFSKTWWFPDENKVHTWNARESTADEMVLWRDNHGDLVEREETDTQMNDTVEKTLEQMHDDTNIVDENGKPFRTVTRFKDFSDVIGDIYQVFCRGIATPQINIEIGIPLARAPAVIARIKAWHQQSHPHMHYPIILRCTGPSGAWLSPAWQQPTCFFGFVVYYAEDGSLSEEGLAFLRAAEQLLAEEGGKPHWGKYFDPTLYDWPALYPQWTAFQAVRQHFDPQGKFLNTFMAELLS, encoded by the coding sequence ATGACCGACATGCACACCCTTTTTCCACGCCGTCAGCCGCACCCAGGCCCGCAAGATCCGCACCTGTTCAACTGGGCGAAAAACGCGGTGCTGGCCTGCAAAAACGCCGTTATCCGCGTGGAAAGTGAAGCGCAGTTGCAGCAGGTTATTGCCGCCGCTACCGGGCGCGTGCGGGTGATGGGCAGTCGCATGTCACCTGGGCGCATGCTGAAACTGAGCCAGCCGGGCGATACGCTGATTGATATCTCTGCGCTGCGTGGTGTGCTGGCGGTGGATGACGACAGCGTGACGTTTGGCGCCGGGACGCCGTTGCACGAAGTGTTTGAACTCCTCACCGGCATGAACCGCATGCTGTACGCGTCGCCGGGCGTGATCGACTCGCAAACGCTGGCAGGCGCCATTTCAACAGGGACCCACGGCCAGGGCATGCAGCAAAGCTCGCTGGCGGATGAAGCACTGCGCATCCGGCTGGTGGATGCCGCCGGGCAGATCCACGAGATTGACCGCCAGCAACCGGCGTTTGCCGCCGCGCAACTGGCGCTCGGCACACTGGGGGCAATCACCGCCGTCACCCTGCGCACGCGCCCGGCAACGCTGTATACCTGCTTTAAAAACGCCAGCAACGCCGACAATCTTGCGCAAGACCTGCTTAGCTGGAACCAGCAGTGGGCCTTCAGCAAAACATGGTGGTTCCCGGATGAAAACAAAGTTCACACCTGGAATGCGCGTGAATCCACCGCCGATGAAATGGTGCTATGGCGCGATAACCATGGTGATCTGGTGGAACGGGAAGAGACCGACACGCAGATGAACGACACGGTGGAAAAAACGCTGGAGCAAATGCATGACGACACCAATATTGTTGATGAAAACGGCAAACCGTTTCGCACCGTAACGCGCTTTAAAGACTTTTCAGATGTGATTGGTGATATCTACCAGGTGTTCTGCCGGGGTATCGCCACGCCGCAAATCAATATTGAAATTGGTATTCCGCTGGCGCGCGCCCCGGCGGTGATTGCACGCATTAAAGCGTGGCATCAGCAATCGCACCCGCATATGCACTATCCGATAATTTTGCGCTGCACCGGGCCTTCCGGGGCGTGGCTAAGCCCGGCCTGGCAGCAACCGACCTGTTTTTTTGGCTTTGTGGTTTATTACGCTGAAGACGGCTCGCTCTCTGAAGAGGGGCTGGCGTTTCTGCGCGCCGCCGAACAGTTGCTGGCAGAAGAAGGCGGGAAGCCGCACTGGGGGAAATACTTCGACCCGACGTTATACGACTGGCCAGCGCTCTACCCGCAATGGACGGCGTTTCAGGCCGTACGCCAGCATTTTGATCCGCAGGGCAAATTTCTCAACACGTTTATGGCGGAGCTGTTGTCATGA
- a CDS encoding glycosyltransferase family 8 protein — translation MSAAFAWVTLLTQPDYLPGVVTLHRSLRASGSPWPLVVMVTDAIDDSTRQHLSAQGCKVREVPVIGPDPTLESRYANARFADVWSKLAVWTLEEYQRVAFLDADMLVLQNMDHLFELPLAAGTIAACHACRCNPNHIESYPASWRPENCYYSWCTDAQMHANPPASLDNYLNGGFLLLTPDNAFYQQMIATLAEKADISDYVFAEQDFLNEVFRDRWLPLHYGYNALKTLPLQHPQMWDLAQVKNLHFIIDKPWETRPGPGDNGYELHRLWWQYA, via the coding sequence ATGAGCGCCGCATTCGCCTGGGTAACCCTCCTGACACAGCCAGACTACCTGCCGGGCGTAGTAACGCTGCACCGTTCGCTGCGCGCCAGCGGTTCGCCGTGGCCGCTGGTGGTGATGGTGACCGACGCCATTGACGACAGCACGCGCCAGCACCTGAGCGCGCAGGGCTGCAAGGTGCGGGAAGTGCCGGTTATCGGCCCCGATCCCACACTTGAAAGCCGCTATGCGAATGCCCGTTTTGCCGACGTGTGGAGCAAACTGGCGGTGTGGACGCTTGAGGAATACCAACGGGTGGCGTTTCTCGATGCCGATATGCTGGTGCTGCAAAATATGGATCATCTCTTTGAACTGCCGCTGGCCGCAGGCACCATTGCCGCCTGCCATGCCTGTCGCTGTAACCCTAACCATATCGAAAGCTACCCGGCGAGCTGGCGGCCGGAAAACTGCTATTACAGCTGGTGTACAGACGCGCAAATGCACGCCAACCCACCAGCGTCGCTGGACAACTACCTGAACGGTGGTTTTCTGCTGCTCACGCCGGATAACGCCTTTTATCAGCAGATGATAGCGACGCTGGCGGAGAAAGCCGACATTTCGGACTATGTTTTTGCCGAGCAGGATTTTCTTAACGAGGTGTTCCGCGACCGTTGGCTACCGCTGCATTACGGCTATAACGCCTTAAAAACATTGCCGCTTCAGCATCCGCAAATGTGGGATTTGGCGCAGGTGAAAAACCTGCACTTCATTATCGATAAACCGTGGGAAACTCGGCCCGGACCTGGTGATAATGGATATGAACTGCATCGATTGTGGTGGCAATATGCGTAA
- a CDS encoding LysR family transcriptional regulator — MTLPPLQALICFHAVAQHGSMKAAAAALSISASAVSQQIAKLEAWVNVRLFMRGSRVLTLTPEGKIYLRAIQPAFHQISQATHRLIDAAAHHRVSVSCSTEFAMHWLLPRLGGFERYYPHAEVLITTATRDVDLKTEGIDFAFRRAVQAGSEYILHPLENSGGMLLIYDKSALLEPLCHAFRDWLLAVAQEHYWPER; from the coding sequence ATGACCTTACCGCCTTTGCAGGCGCTCATCTGTTTTCATGCTGTCGCACAACACGGCAGTATGAAAGCGGCGGCAGCGGCGTTATCTATCAGCGCCAGCGCAGTGAGCCAGCAGATTGCCAAACTGGAAGCCTGGGTGAATGTGCGGCTGTTTATGCGTGGTTCGCGCGTGCTCACGCTGACGCCAGAAGGGAAAATTTACCTGCGGGCCATTCAGCCTGCCTTTCATCAGATTTCACAAGCCACACACCGGTTAATTGACGCGGCGGCACACCACCGTGTGAGTGTCAGTTGTTCAACGGAGTTTGCCATGCACTGGTTGCTGCCAAGGCTTGGCGGCTTTGAACGTTATTACCCGCATGCCGAGGTGCTTATCACTACCGCTACGCGGGACGTTGATTTGAAAACGGAAGGGATCGATTTTGCTTTTCGCCGCGCGGTGCAGGCCGGGAGTGAATATATCCTGCACCCGCTGGAGAACAGCGGCGGGATGCTGCTGATCTATGATAAGTCGGCGCTGTTAGAACCGCTTTGCCACGCCTTTCGCGACTGGCTGCTGGCTGTCGCGCAGGAACATTATTGGCCGGAACGGTAA
- a CDS encoding heme ABC transporter ATP-binding protein translates to MNRLLTAAHLRLNADSRRLIDDVSLTLTGGERVALIGPNGAGKSTLLRLLTGFLPAAAGECHLEGKPLQAWTAQALSRRRAVMLQQTSLGFDWPVEAIIAMGRAPWGPQHERKIVQQVVALTGCDMLVGRRYATLSGGEQQRVQLARCLAQLWHHDGPEGWLFLDEPTSALDLYHQQQVLRLLKRLTLGGKLHVCSVLHDLNLAARWADRILLLHQGKLVTQGTPEQVIQVPLIAQWYGADVEVSQHPGGNTPQVFLSV, encoded by the coding sequence ATGAACAGACTTTTAACTGCCGCGCATTTGCGGCTCAACGCCGATTCACGGCGGCTGATTGACGATGTTTCCCTGACGCTGACCGGCGGCGAAAGGGTGGCGCTGATTGGCCCGAACGGCGCGGGGAAATCGACGTTACTGCGTCTGTTAACTGGTTTTCTGCCCGCGGCGGCAGGGGAGTGCCATCTGGAAGGCAAACCGCTACAGGCGTGGACGGCGCAAGCGCTTTCACGCCGCCGGGCGGTAATGTTGCAACAGACCTCGCTGGGCTTTGACTGGCCGGTGGAGGCCATTATCGCCATGGGGCGTGCGCCCTGGGGACCACAACACGAACGCAAAATTGTGCAGCAGGTGGTGGCGCTGACCGGCTGTGACATGTTGGTTGGGCGGCGCTACGCCACCTTATCCGGCGGTGAACAGCAGCGGGTACAACTGGCGCGCTGCCTCGCACAGCTGTGGCATCATGACGGCCCGGAAGGCTGGCTGTTTCTGGATGAACCGACTTCGGCGCTCGATCTTTACCATCAGCAGCAAGTGCTGCGCCTGCTGAAGCGGCTGACGCTGGGCGGCAAACTGCATGTCTGTTCGGTGCTTCACGATCTCAACCTTGCTGCGCGGTGGGCGGACAGGATCTTGCTGTTACACCAGGGAAAACTGGTAACACAAGGTACGCCGGAACAGGTGATTCAGGTGCCGCTTATCGCGCAGTGGTACGGTGCCGACGTCGAGGTGAGCCAGCATCCGGGTGGGAATACGCCGCAGGTTTTTCTCTCGGTCTGA
- a CDS encoding FecCD family ABC transporter permease, which yields MNRHASRTLWGLTLLLLGLTGLASTQGAMQLPLASLWQAGDEALRQIWLTVRLPRVVLALLVGAALALSGCVMQGLFRNPLADPGLLGISGGASLTVACWLVLPITVSPLVALYAPMLTAFIGSLAVMMVIYLLSKAGEVGLSRLLLVGIAINALCGAGVGVLSWISNDAQLRQLSQWGMGSLGQIEWSTLMVAASLILPASLVIWRVASALNLLQLGDEEAHYLGVNVPRLQRILLVCSALLVATAVAVSGIISFVGLVVPHLMRMWLGPDHRALVPGALLVGAMLLLAADTVARTVVAPAEMPVGLLTSMAGAPWFLWLIFRRSKRVT from the coding sequence ATGAACCGCCACGCTTCCCGCACGCTCTGGGGGCTTACGTTGCTGCTGCTTGGGTTGACGGGGCTGGCAAGCACGCAGGGCGCGATGCAACTGCCGCTCGCCAGCTTGTGGCAGGCCGGTGACGAGGCGCTGCGCCAAATCTGGCTGACGGTGCGTTTGCCGCGCGTGGTGTTGGCATTGCTGGTTGGCGCGGCGCTGGCGCTTTCCGGCTGCGTGATGCAGGGGCTGTTTCGCAACCCGCTTGCCGACCCCGGTTTGCTGGGCATCAGCGGCGGTGCGTCGTTAACGGTCGCCTGCTGGCTGGTGCTGCCGATTACCGTTTCACCGCTGGTGGCGCTGTATGCACCGATGCTGACGGCGTTTATCGGTAGCCTGGCGGTAATGATGGTGATTTATCTGCTCAGTAAAGCGGGAGAGGTAGGTTTATCCCGGTTGCTGCTGGTGGGGATCGCCATTAATGCGCTTTGTGGTGCGGGCGTTGGCGTCCTTTCGTGGATCAGCAACGACGCGCAATTGCGCCAGCTTTCACAGTGGGGAATGGGCAGCCTTGGGCAGATTGAATGGTCGACGTTAATGGTCGCCGCCAGCCTGATCCTGCCCGCATCGCTGGTGATTTGGCGCGTCGCCAGCGCGCTTAATCTGCTGCAACTGGGCGATGAAGAGGCGCACTATCTGGGCGTCAATGTGCCGCGGCTGCAGCGCATATTGTTGGTGTGCAGTGCGCTGCTGGTGGCAACGGCGGTCGCGGTGAGCGGCATTATCAGCTTTGTTGGCCTGGTGGTGCCGCATTTGATGCGCATGTGGCTGGGCCCGGATCACCGTGCGCTGGTGCCCGGCGCGTTGCTGGTGGGAGCAATGTTACTGTTGGCCGCCGATACCGTGGCGCGCACCGTTGTCGCGCCCGCCGAAATGCCGGTTGGCCTGCTGACCAGCATGGCTGGCGCACCGTGGTTTCTATGGCTGATTTTTCGCCGGTCGAAGAGGGTGACATGA
- a CDS encoding heme/hemin ABC transporter substrate-binding protein produces the protein MKKLLILLAALPLVASAAGQKIVSLGGDVTEIVYGLHAQAQLVGRDSTSTWPASAQKLPDVGYVRQLNTEGILSLRPTLVLASDQAQPSQVLQKVQDNHVRVIAVPGGYTLAAIDKKIAVIADAIGKTDAGAQLRKTLANDIAALPKQPLNKRVLFILSHGGMGTMVAGQKTAADGALREAGLQNAMQGFEHYRSMSQEGVIASQPDLVVISADGVKAMGGEQNLWKLPGLAQTPAGRNKQVLLVDDVALLGFGLRTPQALLALRHKAEQLP, from the coding sequence ATGAAAAAACTGCTGATCCTGCTGGCGGCGCTGCCGCTGGTAGCAAGTGCCGCCGGGCAAAAAATTGTCTCCTTAGGCGGCGATGTCACCGAAATTGTCTATGGATTACATGCGCAGGCGCAGCTGGTCGGGCGCGACAGCACCAGTACCTGGCCTGCCAGCGCACAAAAACTGCCGGATGTCGGTTATGTCCGTCAACTCAACACCGAAGGCATTCTCTCTCTGCGCCCGACGCTGGTGCTGGCCAGCGACCAGGCGCAACCTTCGCAGGTATTGCAAAAAGTGCAGGACAACCACGTCAGGGTAATTGCGGTGCCGGGCGGTTACACGCTGGCGGCAATTGATAAAAAAATCGCGGTCATTGCGGACGCCATCGGCAAAACAGACGCAGGCGCGCAGCTGCGTAAAACGCTGGCGAACGATATTGCCGCACTACCGAAACAGCCGCTGAACAAGCGCGTGCTGTTTATCCTCAGCCACGGCGGGATGGGAACAATGGTGGCCGGGCAGAAAACCGCTGCCGATGGCGCGTTGCGTGAAGCGGGGTTACAAAATGCGATGCAGGGCTTTGAACATTACCGTTCGATGTCGCAAGAAGGGGTGATCGCCAGCCAGCCGGATCTGGTGGTGATTTCCGCCGACGGCGTAAAAGCGATGGGCGGCGAACAGAACCTGTGGAAATTGCCTGGTCTGGCGCAGACGCCCGCCGGGCGCAATAAACAGGTGTTGCTGGTCGATGATGTGGCGCTGCTCGGTTTTGGTTTGCGCACGCCGCAGGCGCTGCTGGCGCTGCGTCATAAAGCGGAGCAACTGCCCTGA
- a CDS encoding hemin-degrading factor has product MPATSRDFTAIWQQYQAIKAQQPTKYARDIATEMAISEAELTCARVGHDAVRLQGEMRNILAALEAVGDTKCICRNDYAVHEQIGRFTNLHISERAGLVLNPRALDLRLFISQWASAFHLHEQSPRGERQSIQFFDRQGVAILKVYLTEHTDIAEWNGVIARFTAPENPPLTLTEANGEKYAEHADGAALDSEWRAMTDVHQFFGLLKKYNLSRQQAFRLVGDDLACLVSNDALPNLLETVQQQGNEIMIFVGNRGCVQIFTGVLEKLTPLKGWTNIFNENFTLHLRDTEIAESWVTRKPTADGHVTSLELFAKDGTQIAQLYGQRSEGQPEQSHWRAQIDALTNPGKAA; this is encoded by the coding sequence ATGCCTGCAACATCACGTGATTTCACCGCCATCTGGCAGCAGTATCAGGCCATTAAAGCGCAACAGCCCACAAAATACGCCCGCGACATCGCGACCGAAATGGCGATAAGCGAAGCCGAATTAACCTGCGCCCGTGTCGGCCATGACGCCGTGCGTCTGCAAGGGGAAATGCGCAACATCCTCGCCGCGCTGGAGGCGGTCGGTGACACGAAATGCATTTGTCGCAACGACTACGCGGTGCATGAGCAGATTGGCCGCTTCACTAACCTGCATATCAGCGAACGCGCCGGGCTGGTGCTTAACCCGCGCGCGCTCGATCTGCGTTTGTTTATCAGCCAGTGGGCCAGCGCCTTTCATTTGCATGAACAGAGCCCGCGCGGCGAGCGTCAGAGCATTCAATTTTTCGATCGGCAAGGCGTTGCGATATTGAAGGTCTACCTGACGGAACACACCGATATTGCCGAATGGAACGGTGTTATCGCCCGATTTACCGCGCCGGAGAACCCACCGTTAACGCTCACTGAAGCTAATGGCGAAAAATACGCAGAACACGCAGACGGCGCCGCGCTGGACAGCGAATGGCGCGCCATGACGGATGTGCATCAATTCTTTGGCTTGCTGAAAAAGTACAACCTCTCGCGCCAGCAAGCATTCCGGCTGGTGGGCGACGATCTTGCCTGCCTGGTCAGCAATGACGCGCTGCCAAACTTGCTGGAAACGGTGCAACAGCAGGGGAACGAAATCATGATTTTCGTCGGCAACCGTGGTTGCGTGCAGATCTTTACCGGCGTGCTGGAAAAACTGACGCCGCTGAAAGGCTGGACCAACATCTTCAACGAGAACTTCACCCTGCATCTGCGTGATACAGAGATTGCCGAAAGCTGGGTCACGCGCAAACCTACCGCTGACGGCCATGTCACCAGCCTTGAGTTGTTCGCCAAAGACGGTACGCAAATCGCTCAGCTTTACGGGCAGCGTAGTGAAGGCCAGCCGGAGCAGAGCCACTGGCGTGCGCAGATTGATGCATTAACCAATCCGGGAAAAGCCGCATGA
- a CDS encoding TonB-dependent receptor domain-containing protein, protein MCKSHLSLQRFNKRVLVTSLLAALYQPSAFAVDNDTSSTASSGAQQDNAEEMLVTAPAPTLKVGSSHSLSAQDLQNKGAKDFGSIMRYEPLISATGASGGSGNGKSGFDRGGYTGYNIRGLESNRVGIDVDGIPQPDATGRSYVSRAGLNTFGIGRDYIDPYMYGSVDIQSGATRTEQANTSIGGKVSFRPKSADDYLRPGKETYFGYQSDYDSADRSWHNGVTGAAGDETLRGIMVYSRRDGQQTRNNSGTVDTYPANWHSDAMMASGIWQPNDAHKFTGTLDYYHKTNHTHYDAWNNAGSAILGDAQQTSQTRRWGVSLKDDWTPINDWLDSMSSKVYYQHTEAHDRTYMPDSVTATMETVYSNYDTDTWGIQNALAKTFGRHDLSAGFNASTSKTERPFNQSPVPSDFSEIMQPEADSRSYTLGAFLQDQLNFTADGHHFAIIPGVRVVHQSTKPENLSSLTANSSVLDEADVSSLYGKNSDTQLLPSLTFQYDFTPRLMTYLQYKRGAQFPNASQLYGSWNLGSSYAGRGQYALIGNTDLDTETSDNLEWGMKGEVTEGVTLRTALFYNSYKNFIAYTRYTRSGNPDKFTNVPSNIYTTYQAENRDKAFIYGGEISAKFNFGTWFEQVDGLSATLAYGYSEGKAKSRYLGDKYIDLDSVAPMKAIVGVAWDDPAKRYGTALTATFVKGKQATATNRQTYSNTGGALGESGTEYMRVPGYGLLDWTAYWQVAKNIKINGGVYNITDRKYWDYLNSRNQEETTNQNAYDKALAVMPGRTWQLGVNVDF, encoded by the coding sequence ATGTGTAAATCGCACCTTTCCCTGCAGCGCTTTAACAAGCGTGTGCTGGTCACTTCATTACTCGCAGCGTTGTATCAACCCTCCGCATTTGCGGTGGATAACGACACCTCATCGACAGCTTCCAGTGGCGCTCAGCAAGATAACGCTGAGGAGATGCTCGTCACCGCACCAGCACCGACATTAAAAGTCGGCAGTTCGCATTCCCTCAGTGCTCAGGATCTGCAAAACAAAGGCGCGAAAGATTTTGGCTCCATTATGCGTTATGAACCGCTCATCAGCGCCACGGGCGCAAGCGGCGGTTCCGGAAACGGCAAAAGCGGCTTCGATCGCGGCGGGTACACTGGCTACAACATTCGCGGCCTGGAAAGTAACCGCGTCGGCATCGATGTTGACGGCATTCCGCAGCCGGACGCCACCGGGCGCAGCTACGTAAGCCGTGCAGGCCTTAACACCTTTGGCATTGGCCGCGATTATATCGATCCGTATATGTACGGCAGCGTTGATATCCAGTCCGGCGCGACCCGTACCGAGCAAGCTAACACCTCCATTGGTGGCAAGGTCTCTTTCCGCCCGAAATCGGCGGATGATTACCTGCGCCCTGGCAAAGAGACCTACTTTGGTTACCAGAGCGATTATGACTCCGCCGATCGCAGCTGGCACAACGGCGTGACGGGAGCCGCAGGGGACGAAACCCTGCGCGGCATCATGGTCTATAGCCGTCGCGATGGTCAGCAAACCCGCAATAACAGCGGTACGGTTGACACCTATCCAGCGAACTGGCACTCAGATGCGATGATGGCTTCCGGCATCTGGCAACCGAATGACGCGCATAAATTCACCGGTACGCTGGATTACTACCACAAAACCAACCACACCCACTACGATGCGTGGAACAACGCCGGCAGCGCCATCCTTGGCGACGCACAGCAAACCAGCCAGACGCGCCGCTGGGGCGTGAGTCTGAAAGATGACTGGACGCCGATTAACGACTGGCTGGACAGCATGTCCAGCAAAGTCTATTACCAGCACACCGAAGCGCATGACCGCACTTATATGCCGGACAGTGTCACGGCGACCATGGAAACGGTCTACTCCAATTACGACACCGATACCTGGGGCATTCAGAATGCGCTGGCGAAAACATTCGGACGTCACGATCTGAGCGCCGGTTTTAACGCCAGCACCAGTAAAACCGAGCGTCCGTTTAACCAGTCACCGGTCCCGAGCGACTTTAGCGAGATCATGCAGCCGGAAGCCGATAGCCGCAGCTACACGTTAGGCGCATTTCTGCAGGATCAGCTTAATTTCACTGCCGATGGCCACCACTTCGCCATCATTCCCGGCGTGCGCGTGGTTCATCAGTCGACAAAACCGGAAAACCTCTCCAGCCTGACCGCCAATAGCAGCGTGCTGGACGAAGCCGATGTGTCCTCCCTGTACGGTAAAAATTCCGACACACAACTGCTGCCATCGCTGACCTTCCAGTACGACTTCACGCCGCGTCTGATGACATACCTGCAATACAAACGCGGCGCGCAGTTCCCCAACGCCAGCCAGTTGTATGGCTCCTGGAACCTGGGTTCCAGCTATGCAGGGCGCGGGCAATATGCGCTTATCGGGAATACGGATTTGGATACCGAAACCAGCGATAACCTTGAGTGGGGCATGAAAGGCGAGGTGACCGAGGGCGTAACGCTGCGCACGGCGCTGTTCTACAACAGTTATAAAAACTTTATCGCCTATACCCGTTACACCCGCTCCGGTAACCCGGATAAATTCACCAACGTGCCATCTAACATCTACACCACCTATCAGGCGGAAAACCGCGATAAAGCTTTTATCTATGGCGGCGAAATTAGCGCGAAATTTAACTTTGGCACCTGGTTTGAACAGGTCGATGGTCTGAGCGCCACGCTGGCATATGGCTACAGCGAAGGGAAAGCGAAATCGCGCTATCTGGGCGACAAATACATCGATCTTGATAGCGTCGCGCCAATGAAAGCGATTGTCGGCGTTGCCTGGGATGACCCGGCGAAACGCTACGGTACGGCGCTGACTGCCACCTTCGTCAAAGGTAAGCAAGCCACTGCTACCAACCGTCAAACCTACAGTAATACTGGCGGGGCACTGGGCGAATCCGGCACGGAATATATGCGGGTGCCGGGCTATGGATTGCTCGACTGGACGGCGTACTGGCAAGTGGCGAAAAACATCAAAATTAACGGCGGCGTTTACAACATCACCGATCGTAAATATTGGGATTACCTGAACAGCCGTAACCAGGAAGAGACCACCAACCAGAATGCGTATGACAAAGCGCTGGCGGTAATGCCGGGGCGGACATGGCAACTGGGCGTCAATGTTGATTTCTAA